In one window of Methanosarcina vacuolata Z-761 DNA:
- a CDS encoding COG1361 S-layer family protein: protein MIKIKSLLVPLVLSLLLVSSFFVAPASASVRGANLKVTIVETNPYPAKIGEYLNLTVQVENIGGDKADNVDIEVVPQYPFSLDSEANALRNVGVLNPGRTATKEFYLFVDKNAQKGIRSIDIRTKTGKDSPWSEKSFDIRIGTETFNSKGTVELKEVTSDPEVFMPGDRGTVTVTLTNTASNPTITIDGSDFDTNARIQAAVLRPLSDGIIVLDAPYEDMGILGPGDSIKLTFNVKVAEDTPEGTHNLELAIEGNSFDYNSRKNIPLKVDSSNVKVIPSKELQIVNGESTLEFDVANTHPNEFSSVSIKPEAEGIKFYPAEYFIGPMNQDELFTIEFNAVTDNLSNARRDSYEPINLTLSANYGNGINKHENIVSNMYIQPTDEIQGGSSGILIPGLLLVVIAIAGMLVYRKKKQNRK from the coding sequence ATGATAAAAATCAAAAGTTTACTTGTCCCTCTCGTATTGTCTTTGCTTTTAGTTTCCTCTTTTTTTGTAGCCCCCGCCTCTGCATCTGTCAGGGGGGCCAATCTGAAAGTTACAATAGTCGAAACAAATCCCTATCCTGCAAAAATAGGAGAGTATCTGAATCTGACTGTTCAGGTGGAAAACATAGGAGGAGATAAAGCTGACAATGTCGACATCGAAGTTGTACCTCAATATCCTTTTTCTCTTGATTCAGAAGCAAATGCCCTGCGGAATGTGGGGGTTCTCAATCCTGGCAGGACCGCTACGAAGGAGTTTTACCTTTTTGTAGACAAAAATGCGCAGAAAGGAATCCGTTCCATTGATATCAGAACAAAAACAGGCAAAGACAGCCCCTGGAGTGAAAAAAGCTTTGATATACGAATAGGCACTGAAACATTTAACAGCAAAGGTACAGTTGAACTTAAGGAAGTTACTTCGGACCCAGAAGTTTTCATGCCGGGAGACAGGGGTACTGTCACGGTAACTCTTACAAACACTGCAAGTAATCCTACTATTACTATTGACGGAAGTGACTTTGATACCAATGCCCGAATTCAGGCTGCGGTTTTGAGACCATTATCTGATGGGATAATCGTTCTTGACGCTCCTTATGAAGATATGGGTATCCTGGGGCCTGGAGATAGTATCAAATTGACTTTCAATGTTAAAGTTGCAGAAGATACCCCGGAAGGAACTCATAACCTTGAACTTGCAATAGAAGGGAACTCCTTCGATTACAACAGCAGAAAGAATATTCCTCTCAAGGTTGATTCTTCAAATGTCAAGGTAATTCCCTCAAAAGAGCTCCAGATAGTAAATGGTGAATCTACTCTTGAATTCGATGTAGCCAATACACACCCGAACGAGTTTAGCTCGGTAAGCATAAAACCTGAAGCTGAAGGCATTAAATTTTATCCTGCTGAGTATTTCATAGGGCCAATGAATCAGGACGAGCTTTTTACGATCGAATTTAATGCAGTAACAGACAATTTATCTAATGCCAGAAGGGACTCCTACGAGCCTATAAATCTAACACTTTCCGCAAATTACGGCAACGGAATAAATAAGCATGAAAATATAGTAAGCAATATGTATATTCAGCCCACTGATGAAATTCAGGGCGGGAGTTCGGGCATACTGATTCCAGGCTTACTACTTGTTGTCATTGCCATTGCAGGTATGCTAGTTTACAGAAAGAAGAAACAGAACAGAAAATGA
- a CDS encoding COG1361 S-layer family protein — protein MEMIKKLTVTILFPLLLISLLFAVPASAAVGGANLKVTIVETNPYPAKIGEYLTLTVQVENIGGDKADNVDIEVVPQYPFSLDSEANALQNVGVLNPGRTATKEFYLFVDKNAQKGIRSIDIRTKTGKNSPWSEKSFDIRIGTETFNSKGTVELKEFVSDPEVFMPGDRGTVTVTLKNTASNPTVTIGGSDFDTNARIQAAVLRPLSDGIIVLDAPYGDMGLLGPGDSIKLTFNVKVAEDAPEGTHNFELAIEGNSFDYNSRKNIPLKVDSANIRVIPSKELQLTNGESTIEFDVANTHLNEFSSVSIKPEAEGITFYPVEYFIGPMNPDELFTIEFNAVADDSWGASKEEEINMNLTANYNNGINRHANTVGDLKFIDTSESPESNSTAVLAGGLIIISVPAAFLFYRRRKQ, from the coding sequence ATGGAAATGATTAAGAAGCTTACTGTAACAATTCTTTTTCCTTTGCTTTTGATTTCCTTGCTTTTTGCAGTTCCTGCCTCTGCAGCTGTTGGAGGAGCCAATCTGAAAGTTACAATAGTCGAAACAAACCCCTATCCTGCAAAAATAGGAGAATACCTGACTTTAACCGTTCAGGTAGAAAACATAGGAGGGGACAAAGCTGACAACGTTGATATCGAAGTGGTACCTCAATATCCTTTCTCTCTTGATTCAGAGGCAAATGCCCTGCAGAATGTTGGAGTCCTCAATCCAGGCAGAACTGCTACAAAGGAATTTTACCTTTTTGTAGACAAAAATGCGCAGAAAGGGATCCGCTCCATTGACATCAGAACAAAAACAGGTAAAAACAGTCCCTGGAGTGAGAAAAGCTTTGACATACGAATAGGCACTGAGACATTTAACAGTAAAGGTACAGTTGAACTTAAGGAATTTGTCTCGGATCCTGAGGTTTTCATGCCCGGAGACAGGGGTACTGTCACGGTAACTCTTAAGAACACTGCAAGTAATCCTACTGTTACTATTGGTGGGAGTGACTTTGATACCAATGCCAGGATTCAGGCTGCAGTTTTAAGACCTTTATCCGATGGGATAATCGTCCTTGATGCTCCTTACGGAGATATGGGTCTTCTGGGGCCCGGAGATAGCATCAAATTGACTTTCAATGTTAAAGTTGCAGAAGACGCTCCGGAAGGAACTCACAACTTTGAACTTGCAATAGAGGGGAACTCCTTCGATTACAACAGCAGAAAGAATATTCCTCTCAAGGTCGATTCTGCAAACATAAGAGTGATCCCTTCAAAAGAACTTCAACTGACAAATGGTGAATCTACAATTGAATTCGACGTAGCGAACACTCATCTGAACGAGTTTAGCTCGGTAAGTATAAAACCTGAAGCAGAGGGCATCACCTTTTACCCTGTAGAATATTTCATAGGGCCAATGAATCCGGACGAACTTTTTACGATTGAATTTAATGCCGTTGCAGATGATTCGTGGGGTGCCAGTAAGGAAGAAGAGATAAACATGAACCTTACCGCAAACTACAACAACGGAATCAACAGACATGCAAATACGGTAGGGGACCTGAAATTTATAGATACTTCAGAGTCACCTGAGTCTAATTCAACAGCCGTACTGGCAGGTGGACTTATTATAATCTCTGTTCCTGCAGCTTTCTTGTTTTACAGAAGAAGGAAACAATAA
- a CDS encoding ABC transporter ATP-binding protein, producing the protein MNIIKNSLPEDGFPIVDVSNVRESYVLGSLEIPVLSDVNLKTERREFLAIMGPSGPGKSTLVNLIDYLGRPTAGQALVKGHDLNRMPDQELVHLKELEVDFVFQTFNLVPYLTALENVLLPTFANSRINIDPTRSARELYEVIGIHNHMHHRPGELSGEQSQWVSIAPHINDPAIRLADDPTGNLYLRKGAEVLRIFKGLNNEGRTVVIVTHDPEIAKYANRVILVKDEIIQYN; encoded by the coding sequence ATGAATATTATCAAAAATAGTTTACCTGAGGATGGATTCCCGATTGTCGACGTTTCCAATGTCAGGGAAAGTTATGTACTTGGGAGTCTGGAAATTCCCGTGCTCTCAGACGTCAATCTCAAAACGGAGAGAAGAGAATTTCTGGCTATAATGGGCCCATCAGGTCCAGGAAAAAGTACTCTTGTGAACCTTATAGATTACCTTGGCAGGCCTACTGCAGGTCAAGCTCTTGTAAAGGGTCATGACCTCAATAGAATGCCAGATCAAGAGCTTGTCCACCTGAAGGAGCTTGAAGTTGATTTTGTATTTCAGACTTTTAATCTTGTTCCGTACCTGACTGCCCTGGAGAATGTTTTGCTCCCAACCTTTGCTAATTCGAGAATTAATATTGATCCAACAAGAAGTGCAAGGGAACTTTATGAAGTTATAGGAATTCATAACCACATGCATCACAGACCAGGAGAACTTTCAGGAGAGCAGTCCCAGTGGGTTTCAATTGCACCACATATTAATGATCCTGCAATCCGTCTTGCGGATGATCCTACTGGAAACCTTTACCTCAGAAAAGGGGCCGAAGTCCTTCGTATATTTAAGGGTTTGAATAACGAAGGCAGAACAGTAGTAATCGTCACACACGACCCCGAAATTGCAAAATATGCTAACAGAGTCATCCTGGTAAAAGATGAAATAATTCAATACAATTGA
- a CDS encoding ABC transporter ATP-binding protein: MKTKISIKDVSVPGDLILETETANSTLEVELPSREGLVNSNEESFKCKLGRSRYLQSDETHKIASPIIQVIDIKKSYILGDLEVPVLRDINLKVREGEFLAIMGPSGSGKSTLMNLIGFLDRPTEGTIIIKGLDINKLSDKEVARLRGLEIGFVFQTFNLIPRLTALENVELPTYANTRSGIDTHERAKELLKLVGLEDRMHHKPGELSGGQSQRVAIARALINDPAILLADEPTGNLDSKTGCEILNIFRKLNEDGRTIVMITHDPEIAGYANRIVLVKDGIIQNME; this comes from the coding sequence ATGAAAACAAAGATTTCGATTAAAGACGTTTCTGTTCCCGGGGATTTAATCTTGGAGACAGAAACCGCAAATTCCACACTTGAGGTAGAACTGCCCTCTCGAGAAGGCCTCGTTAATTCAAATGAAGAATCGTTTAAATGTAAATTGGGCCGTTCGAGATATCTACAAAGTGACGAAACACATAAGATAGCGTCTCCCATCATTCAAGTTATTGATATCAAAAAGAGCTATATTCTTGGAGATCTGGAAGTTCCAGTTCTTCGCGATATCAACCTTAAAGTTCGGGAGGGAGAATTTCTTGCCATAATGGGGCCCTCTGGATCAGGTAAGAGCACACTTATGAATCTTATAGGTTTTCTTGATAGGCCTACTGAAGGGACAATCATAATTAAGGGCCTGGATATCAATAAACTATCTGACAAAGAAGTTGCCAGGCTCAGAGGGTTAGAAATAGGTTTTGTTTTTCAGACATTCAACCTGATCCCCAGGCTTACAGCTCTTGAAAATGTTGAGCTTCCCACCTATGCTAACACAAGAAGTGGAATCGATACTCATGAAAGAGCAAAGGAATTACTTAAACTCGTGGGTCTTGAGGATCGAATGCACCACAAGCCAGGTGAACTTTCAGGTGGTCAATCTCAGAGAGTTGCTATCGCCAGAGCTCTTATCAATGACCCTGCGATCCTCCTTGCAGATGAGCCCACTGGAAATCTGGACTCGAAAACAGGCTGTGAAATTCTAAATATATTTAGAAAACTCAACGAAGATGGAAGAACAATTGTAATGATTACTCATGATCCGGAAATTGCAGGATATGCAAACAGGATAGTGCTCGTAAAGGATGGAATAATTCAAAATATGGAATAA
- a CDS encoding ABC transporter permease, which translates to MIKLTQAARIAVGSIGSAKLRSALTTLGIVIGIAAVVVNASLGASFNQFFTDEISSVGSNFIIAASEQPNLFFDNEYNLIKNTPGISGVSPRKSMSGDLTYLSETKNVNIAGVNKDFQEIQGLQMEEGTFLTDKDSAAAVLGYDIANDEFSKNISHRSTVEIAFRQENGTVVTKSFKVKGILKNSKPTVVSEDSDYDLTVFIPVSTMNEMIGEKDYGAFLAMADSPEKIRDISDDVDSRLARNFGVPERDIDEEDLKPYYVFNQEEVLEQTGKIGDALSSFLLVLALISLFVGSIGIMNIMLVTVTERTREIGIMKSVGYSNSNILSLFLLESVMVSSFGGLVGTVIGGLGAYALEITLKLPPVFPLALIEIGIAVSVLVGITAGLYPARKAARMNPVDALRYE; encoded by the coding sequence ATGATAAAACTTACACAGGCAGCTCGTATAGCCGTTGGAAGTATAGGTAGTGCTAAGCTAAGGTCTGCACTTACAACACTGGGGATAGTAATTGGCATAGCTGCAGTAGTTGTTAATGCATCTCTTGGTGCCAGTTTTAACCAGTTTTTTACTGATGAGATCTCTTCTGTAGGCTCTAATTTTATAATTGCAGCTAGCGAACAGCCAAATCTCTTCTTTGATAACGAGTATAATCTAATAAAGAATACGCCGGGAATTTCCGGGGTATCTCCAAGAAAATCAATGAGTGGGGATCTCACATATCTTTCTGAAACTAAAAATGTGAATATTGCAGGAGTTAACAAAGATTTTCAGGAAATTCAGGGACTTCAAATGGAAGAGGGCACTTTCCTGACGGACAAAGATAGTGCTGCGGCTGTCCTTGGATATGACATTGCAAATGATGAGTTCAGTAAGAATATTTCCCACAGGAGCACTGTAGAGATCGCTTTTCGACAGGAAAACGGTACGGTTGTGACGAAGAGTTTTAAGGTAAAAGGAATATTGAAAAATTCCAAGCCAACTGTTGTGAGTGAGGACAGCGACTATGATTTGACAGTTTTCATTCCCGTTTCTACAATGAATGAAATGATCGGGGAAAAAGACTATGGGGCTTTCCTTGCGATGGCAGACAGTCCTGAGAAAATTCGTGATATTTCAGATGACGTGGATAGCAGATTAGCCAGGAACTTCGGAGTCCCGGAAAGAGATATTGATGAGGAGGATTTAAAACCCTATTACGTCTTTAACCAGGAGGAAGTTCTTGAACAGACTGGAAAAATTGGAGACGCTTTGAGTTCTTTCCTGCTCGTTCTTGCCCTAATATCTCTATTTGTGGGCTCGATAGGAATTATGAATATTATGCTTGTAACCGTAACTGAAAGAACCAGAGAAATTGGGATAATGAAATCCGTAGGCTATAGCAATTCTAATATTCTATCACTTTTCTTGCTGGAATCTGTAATGGTCAGTTCCTTTGGGGGGCTCGTAGGTACTGTAATCGGTGGTCTGGGAGCTTACGCTCTTGAAATCACCCTTAAGCTTCCTCCTGTTTTCCCCTTAGCATTGATTGAAATAGGGATTGCAGTTTCGGTTCTTGTGGGGATAACTGCTGGTCTTTATCCTGCAAGAAAAGCTGCACGCATGAATCCTGTTGATGCTTTAAGATATGAATAA
- a CDS encoding ABC transporter permease: MSFEFRAIYWREMLKYFRYKSVLVTSMIQPVMWLAFFGLAMSDSFDKLTSLVPNEPGVPVVKYITYMGAGIIAMDVLFSSLFGGTTLMFDKKFSLLRETLASPVPRSHIILGVGLSGVTKALFQTFIIIGFGKLVGMEFFKGYTLIETFIAIVGIMLLVAIFTLGFLFLSGSIAITVENPEGMQSILTLVSMPIFFVSNALYPIDGFPTILKVLSMFNPLTLLAGGIRYFALGTNFSVMGNHYIYTPVDIVVSFLGLIFFALIMLSAAMWRFNKVDI, from the coding sequence ATGAGCTTCGAATTTCGTGCTATATACTGGAGAGAGATGCTGAAATACTTTAGATATAAATCAGTACTCGTCACTTCAATGATCCAGCCTGTGATGTGGCTGGCATTTTTTGGGCTTGCCATGTCAGATAGTTTTGACAAACTAACTTCACTTGTTCCAAATGAACCCGGTGTTCCCGTAGTCAAATATATTACCTACATGGGTGCAGGAATAATTGCAATGGATGTGCTGTTCAGCAGTTTGTTTGGAGGCACTACCCTTATGTTTGACAAAAAATTTAGCCTTTTGAGAGAAACTCTTGCAAGTCCAGTTCCCAGGTCTCATATTATTCTCGGTGTTGGCCTTTCCGGTGTGACTAAAGCCCTCTTTCAAACTTTTATAATAATAGGGTTCGGAAAACTTGTAGGAATGGAGTTCTTTAAGGGATATACACTTATTGAAACTTTTATCGCAATAGTAGGTATTATGCTACTGGTAGCGATTTTTACTCTTGGCTTCCTTTTCCTATCAGGTTCAATTGCAATTACCGTTGAAAATCCGGAGGGAATGCAGTCTATTCTCACCCTGGTTAGTATGCCCATTTTCTTCGTCAGTAACGCCCTTTATCCTATTGACGGCTTTCCTACTATCCTCAAGGTTCTATCAATGTTTAACCCGCTGACCCTTCTAGCAGGCGGAATTCGTTATTTTGCTTTGGGGACCAATTTCTCTGTGATGGGAAATCACTATATATATACACCAGTTGATATAGTCGTGTCTTTCCTGGGCCTCATTTTCTTTGCCCTTATAATGTTATCTGCTGCTATGTGGAGGTTTAATAAAGTAGATATATAA